The nucleotide sequence TCTGTGATGTGGTGCGAGATTAGTGTGAAGAGCAGATTTTGTGTTGCTGATCTACTAAGGTGTAGTTTCACAAAGGCGGGATCAGAGATGAGGTTTTTCCAAGACTTACTGACACACCTGAATCGAAGAAGATATTTAACGGGGAGAAACGAAAGTACCTCAGCAATGAGATCATCAGAGAGGACCACCGGCGATAAAGCCATAGACGTAGCTGATTGGATATTCATCTCAAAGTAGCGGTGTTGTGGTTGAAACCTAAAAACAAGGCTATATTGTATATTGCTGTTGCAAATGTGTTGTGGGAAATGAAGTTATATCATGTGTGACTTTCATATGCAAGTACAAAGTGCAAAACTAGTATTGCACAATAACTTCCATTTCAGTTTCCATCCCATATAAAACTATAGGACAAGCTTACAAATCAAGGCCTTTAAAGAGGTACATTAACTCTACTCTTCAAAACAGTTCACTTTGACTTGAGATTGAAAAGTTTACCCCTTTAAAATGTAATTTGAGGAGAGAAAATAGTAATTGAAGAGGAAgaaaagtatataaaaataaaaacttagttTAATGTATTAGATTCAGAGCTTTACAATAAAGTTGAGCAGTTAGGATAATTTAATAGACCATAGGACCACATCAAAGCTGGCTTCAAACCCCACTGGCATAAagtttattaaacaataataataaatataaagagCAATCAAACTCAGCTGTTATGTTAGATGTATTCTTTaattatatagttgtatccaacGTGATCAATTATTAtggttcatattattttatgatattaacCAGCACATACcatcatcattatcaaataACAACAAACACCTACAGCATATTGTTGGATATAACTTGTCTACAGAATCACACAAGAATTTGACAGAATCACAGTAACCTGCCATGATTTCACCGGTTTCAACAGTCAATCCGAAAATGCACTAAGCCATTGTTTACTATTTTActgaggataaaaaaaaaaagtaagaattGAAACAGTATTGTATTGAAATGAGTAATTACATCTGGTTTCTTGAGCAAGGCGTATGAAGTCTTTAGCAGTATAAGCAGATTTTTGAGTGTGAAAATTGGGAAGATGAGAATTGAAACAACCTGTGACAGCAAAGACCAAAACCTCAAAGACAGCTATGAGTGGCATCAAAGCTGCATAGAAACACTCCCCTATTCCTGTAGATACATCCTGTacagtcaaaaaataaaatccagtTTCAATACATGTGAATAATTataaagtaatgaaatgaagaaaaatgagtAGGTAGGTAAAAAGTTACAGGGGAATGAGTAGGCATGGTGAGTGTTCTAGGATCGAAATTGGTGAGGATGATTATGGAAAAGCGTGTGATGCAttgtttgattgttttgttttgtttcgcTGTTTAAGACTTCCTTCCTTTGTAATTTATGTTTCTGTTTATGGTTTCTTCTATTCTTTATTTGCTTTGACTCATGTGGTGTGTAGTTGTCTCATATTGATTGATATGAGTCCAAATGTGAACAGAGATAAAATGGAGACTTGTTAAACTGCACCCGATTGATATCATAAGCATAATAGAAACAcatgaaaatgacaaaaaaatccTCCAATAATAGTTAACCACCGCTTATAAACAGAAACCCGACCATAGTCAGTCAACCATGGATTTTTTGgtattttcatgtgtttttagGAAATAATGAAGGTGAAAACAACAAGCTTCTAATGGTGTGATAGTAGTGTGGAGTTGAATAATATTCGCTTGTTCCCACATGATGAAACTGCTGTCACCACACAATCTTGCCTCATCTTCTTACACTAATCATACGCCAGGTAATACCTTCTTTGTTGAATATGTTTCTTAGACATAAATTTAAGCTTTTCTtatagtttataatttataaggttaaatatgtttttggtctttataaatatactaatttttcgttttagattttataaaatttttaatcactATTTTTTGTCcctcttttaaaataaactcatatgtagaattcatatttttgaataaaattttgcagaaaaatttataatattataaaaatctctccctaaaaaaataagaattttttaacaaaacatgaatttaatatgattttttacatattttacggttaaaaatttatattaaatttatgttttattaaaaaattctaactttttttgtgaatttgttttacaatattctaccatttctgcataattttattaaaaaataacttaaaaatagggactaaaagtagtgattgaaaattttatagggactaaaagttgaaggaaaaatttagagagattaaaacgaaaaattgatatatttatagaatcAATTTTGATGACATGTTCAAATCATTTATGATGCCACTTAGCACGAAATCTTCATccacatatttaatttgtttttcttgctAATAGcatgacaaattattttttggtacataatagcatgtgtgtgtttggtttggcggtggagaaaattgattttgagagaattgattttggttaaaagtgagttgatgtgaattgatttatgtttgggtACCCtcacttaaaagtgattcttatgagttgatgttgtttggataggttgaatcaaaattgattttaaatgtgtaatgaccaaattatccttttaattgtatttaaaattatatatcccatttcaattttagataattatttaaacttatgttcaataattaaatttaatataattacatataattagtaaaaaattattacgttaattttattgttttacaaattcgttttaaaataatataatttataagttaATTTTAGAATAATATAAGCATTTAAGTGTATTTTATATACtgcattttgtcaaaaatagtTAATATATTGCATAAAAGAAAGGATAAACTTATTATTATAATACTGTAAAAGAAAGTTACCACCATAACAATTAGGACAACTCGGTGAGTGACTCACCAACTCACCATCAAAAACAGAATGAGATACCACTgtaaaaattgcaaaaatgatataaaataccATTAGAAACGTGCAATTTCTACTCTGTAAGCAATGATTTCGACCAGAAACTCTCCATTCCTTGCTATCTTGTTCGacttcttccttttgaaaaacAAGGTTGTTGTTTTTCAACCATGACAGACACTAATAAAGGGTATTGATGGAAGATTgccttgaaaaacaaaacaaaaacttagaATCGATTTAGGCAACCGCAGAAACTCCAAATCGTAGCTTCCAGTCTACCATGATTTTGAAGGTGGAATCGATTTAGAGGAATATAAGCCAAACATGAAAGTTTACGGTCAAACCATGTTTGACCACTACGAACGCGCGTCTAGAGCGTTCTACCGTGGATCCAAACAGCCACATTCATTCATGGATGAGTAAACATCATAATTTCAAATTTGGATTGTCTGTTGTAACTGTTTCACGCAGTTTCACTTAGTTTAATGCAGTAATTGATCTCATCCATAAAAAAGTGATTCAACAGTTCAATTTATTTGACTAGTTTTCACATAGTTTGATTTCACCCATTGATTGAAGATCATAAAGCCGAGATCTATTATAACAGGATGTTGTAACAAGGAACAACATGTTAGGACTTAAGCCTATGAGAAGAGTCAACCCTAAAGACTAATAAACTGTGTGGGAGAGCCTCATGATTTAAATACTAGATTAGATCAAACACCTTTTATATATTCGATGTGAGACTCCTAGCACAACACCAAATCATGGTCAatcgaaaaaataaattttatttttcaaagaaggatgtgtatattttaacataagaataTATATGAGTGCAATTTAATCTTCTCTTGAAGGAGGTGAGTGTAAtgtccttttttattttgtttgatcttTTAAGAGCACACCACCAAATCATGGTCAatcgaaaaaataaattttatttttcaaagaaggaaagtgtatattttaacttaagaagATAGATGAGTGCACTTTAATCTTCTTTCGGAGGAGGTGAGTGTAATGTCCtttttttctattgtttgatcttttaagggtcatgctaatttgtgcccttagggcacaagttaatgagtttaaaataaaaattaaaaataaattttatatatttttgttgaaaaaataaataaattttatattaaaagtataactttAAATTTTGAAGAGCACAAGTTCTAAGAAAAATATTACCTCCGTCCTAAATATAGGagctttttataaaaattgtagaaattaagaaagttggttgtaatattaaatttgtatataattactattgtttttacaattttatccttaagagagagttaatttatattttcaacataatacttattgttgattgaggaaaaagatgcaaaataaataaggataggttggtaaataaataattaatgtacttgaaaatatcaaagaagtcttataaaaaacaacaattttttcttctcGATCTTCTTTTCCCAATCTTTTcataatattaaaaagtaattaaaactGTTTTCAAAGTATCACATAACCCCCTTGAATCAtcattaattcaattttatcccTGATAATCATCACCGAGTCAAATCGGTGTATCGGTGGCTCTGCCACTATTTCATCCATCCTTCACCACCGCTAAAATATCTTCACAGAGCAACACCGATGTCTTCGCCTCCTTCTTGTTCCGCCGCTGACGATACTCTCATGCGCAACCGTATCCTCTCTACCAAACTCTACTTCGACGTACCTCCCTCCAAAGTAACCACCAATTCCATAACTAACTTATACTTCTTCAatcgtttttttcttcttcttttttctgttacttacttttctttttcactATTCAGGTTCCGCTTATCTACTCTGATTCTTACGACATATCATTTCTCGGCATAGAGAAACTGTAATAATCAATTAAGCACTTTCGAATTGTGAATAATCGCGTTTGGAATAATCGTGTTACTGATTTtctgttgatttttgttttaggCATCCGTTTGATTCGTCTAAATGGGGACGAATTTGTAAGTTTCTTATTTCTTTTGGTGTTTTGGATAAAAATCGCATCGTTGAGCCTCTTGAAGCTTCTAAAGATGATCTTCTAGTGGTAATCTAATCactctcttttctttcatttggaAGAGTTTATCATCTAGTCGTTAATTGGACTTATTTAGTGTTTGAAGTAGTTCATAAATGTAAACTACTTACTAAATTCAACCACTAATGTCATGAACTCTCTCTGATAGGCGTTTAATTATGCCTCTGTTTGGCAAGGCCAACTTTTGAGCTTATAGTGAATAGCTTATAGTTTATGGCTCAGTAAAAATAACGAATAGCtaataagctagcttattaAGCCTCTGTTTGGCAAGGCCAATTTTCGAGCTCATAGCttatggctctgtttggtaaagtAATAAATAGCTAATAAGTTAGCTAATAGCAGaaagcttataagctagcttaAAGCTGATAGtaaataaactaatttattgAACTTGGAGTGTTTTCTAAGATTAGCGGTTGAActaacttataaatatgaaatgacatgataaaaataaccttataaatatgaaatgacatgaaaaaatatagccttataaatatgaaatttatttattttccaattaAGATTACAAAggtaaaattgagagaaaaaattgaattagttTATCAAAAAACGTTATATGCTTGTAATAAATGAACTTTACAAAACGGGTCTTTTATAAGCATACTCCTATGAGCTTATAAGCTACAATCTCAAAAATGTGTTTTGCCAAACCGATCCTATAGTATATAAGCTCATACGACTAAAATTGACAAGATCGGTTACAATTTTTTCTCATGAACTCTTCTCaactagcttatagcgttttttataAGCTACTTCTAGCGTTTGATCTTATatcttatattttttctctcaattatCAGCTagttcaacaactaattttaccgAACACTATAAATTCAACCAACTAGCTCATCCGCTATCAGTTATTAGCTACTTTTTACCAATCAGAGGGGGCCTTAAGAATTTAATgagtaaaataaaacatttagtACATTAGCTACTTAAATAGTTATACTTTTGCGCCCTTGTAAACATTTTTCCCATATGATATATACACCATGTTAAATTGTTTTATATGAAAGATTTGTTTTACCACCCATTCTCCTGAAGAACAAAGCTTTCCTAGATTTTGGTGGCTTATATTTTAAGTTTCTGATTGCTGAAGTTACTTGTTTGATTGTTTTGGTTACCATTTATGATTTTCATGATGAAACAAAAAAGTGTGATTCAAACTGTGATGCATTTTAAGCGGTGTTTAGTGCTAAGTCCATTttacttttttcccttttcaatCTAAAGGTACACTCAGAATCATACTTGAATAGTCTGAAGGAAAGTTCCAACGTTGCCAAGATAATTGAGGTACTTTCCGCTTACATGAATGTATGAGGCATTTATTTACTCTTTTGTGCTCTAAATGTACTATCActcctatcttttttttttctttctgtgaAGCTCTTAAATGGAAATTTATGTCTAGATTgttataaaaatttatcttgCTGGTGTAGAATTGAAAGAAACTTATATGGCGTTGCTGGAAATCTTTGGTTTATTTGTTTCCATTGTTTTTCTGGTAACAGAATGGCATTTGCTGGGGATTTATTCAGTTGACATATTGAAGATTATTTACTGACATAAAGTAATAAATATAGGTCCCTCCTGTGGCATTGTTTCCCAATTGTCTTGTGCAACGTAAAGTTCTTTTCCCATTCAGGAAACAGGTAAATCAACTTTTTACTTGAAGTCTGTTTAACATCTCCGAGAATCTGATCTTACTCTTATACTAATGGCAGGTTGGAGGAACTATATTGGCTGCGAAACTTGCGAAGGAGAGAGGATGGGCCATTAATGTGGGAGGAGGTTTTCATCACTGTTCTGCAGAAAATGGTGGTGGATTTTGTGCTTACGCAGATATTTCTCTATGCATCCACTTTGCTTTTGTTCAGTTGAATATATCAAGGTTCTATCACATTTagactttaaaataaaaaattgccgGTTCGCTTATTCTATTAACACCTGTGCAAAATTGTCTGTATAATCTTCAGGGTGATAATTATTGATCTTGATGCACATCAAGGAAATGGTCATGAAATGGACTTTGCCGATGATAGTATGGCCAAAAGAATTTCTCTCTCTTGTGTTTGCCTTCATATCTCTTAGGATTTTTTCACTGATAGGACCCTTGTAATGGCAGACCGAGTCTACATTCTGGATATGTATAACCCTGGAATATATCCTTTGGTAAAGCTCTATGCTCCTAGATATTTTATACTGCTTTTTATTATAAAGTGAGTGTTTCTCCATTTCTCTTTCTTGGCATTTGGCTTGTCTATTCAACATTGCTGGTTGACATCTGACATGCTGCCTGTGTCCTGGGGTTCGATCGCCCATCTAGATCATCGTATCCTCTGTCTTGATGTGAATGATGGATCTTTCTCCCTGTGAATCCCATTGTGATCATGGCAtgaaaaattattgtaattattttcttaattctaCTTGTCGAATGAGTCTGAGCCTTAGTACATCAGGGGCATTGCTTTCTTGTGTGATGTGGTCGTGCATCTGGTCGCAGAAACATTATCTTCACTTACAAGGCTAAGTTTGCTTATAGCTTTGAGTTTGGCACTCTGTAGACCTCAGCAATGGTGGGAACCTCGTGCTCTAGGTGCTACGTTTTTAACAAATAACATCAATGTCCTTTTTCTATTAGGTGGATTAGTTATGTGGATCTAAGAATGCTAGTgttagaaaattgaaaatttggaaAGTACATGTAGATCAAAGTCTTTTTTAACGATTTATCTGAGAGCTTACTTTGGTCTTTATATATCTCTGTTTATTGGGCTAACATGCATATACCTTTGTTTTTAAGGCTAATCCCAATAATATGATCAACTCTTTGTACCCAagcctttttttaaataaaaacctatttgaatttgaatactGGAAAATGGCCTTCATGTCAAGTTTAACATTTATAATTTCTGCGCTTGCCTCTGCAATTAACTTGCAAATGAAGTGCGCAGGAAGCCAGCAaatgatttgctaaaaaaatgtaCTGAAATTGGTTTATTAAAACAGCAATGCCTTCTAACTGCTTTGTCATCATGCTGTAACAACATTTTTCCCCATATTAGGAAAATGTTTTTCAGTGACAACAGTAAATTATTTGCTTTTAGTTTAGGATGTGCATGTTTTCCGGCATGGCCATCTTCAATTTATTATCTTAAGACGAACATCTTACTATTTCTTCCCGTGTTCTATATTAGGATCATGAGGCAAGAAGCTACATAAATCAGAAAGTTGAAGTGAAGGTATATTCATTATAGCAGTTAAAA is from Medicago truncatula cultivar Jemalong A17 chromosome 1, MtrunA17r5.0-ANR, whole genome shotgun sequence and encodes:
- the LOC11414514 gene encoding histone deacetylase 2 yields the protein MSSPPSCSAADDTLMRNRILSTKLYFDVPPSKVPLIYSDSYDISFLGIEKLHPFDSSKWGRICKFLISFGVLDKNRIVEPLEASKDDLLVVHSESYLNSLKESSNVAKIIEVPPVALFPNCLVQRKVLFPFRKQVGGTILAAKLAKERGWAINVGGGFHHCSAENGGGFCAYADISLCIHFAFVQLNISRVIIIDLDAHQGNGHEMDFADDNRVYILDMYNPGIYPLDHEARSYINQKVEVKSGTRTEEYLLKLDEALEVAGRRFNPELLVYNAGTDILEGDPLGRLKISPDGIALRDEKVFRFARKKNIPIVMLTSGGYMKSSARVIADSILNLEKKCLIETSGDPKTA